In the Chryseobacterium sp. MYb264 genome, one interval contains:
- a CDS encoding ExbD/TolR family protein, which produces MKIQRRNKANPEFSLAAMTDVILLMLIFFMITSTAANQSAIDVKLPKADTAADNVPNPLVVSVKPDGSYFVDDNPVSRDQLEPTVVSKLANQTNKSFTIRADENTMHKDVVFVMEIAEKNKFNIAIATVKDK; this is translated from the coding sequence ATGAAAATTCAGAGAAGAAATAAAGCGAATCCAGAATTCAGTTTAGCAGCGATGACAGACGTTATCTTGCTGATGCTGATATTCTTTATGATTACATCTACAGCGGCCAATCAGAGTGCCATAGATGTGAAACTACCAAAAGCAGATACGGCGGCAGATAATGTTCCTAATCCTTTGGTGGTAAGCGTGAAGCCGGACGGATCTTATTTTGTAGATGATAATCCGGTGTCAAGAGATCAGTTGGAACCCACGGTGGTAAGTAAATTGGCCAACCAGACCAACAAATCTTTTACCATTCGTGCAGATGAAAATACGATGCACAAAGACGTGGTATTTGTAATGGAAATTGCTGAAAAAAATAAATTTAATATCGCCATTGCAACGGTTAAAGATAAATAA
- a CDS encoding KilA-N domain-containing protein — protein MAKKLFIKVQDIEIGIKNIDNQDYICLTDIAKGQEGDDHIRNWMRNRNTLEYLGVWEGLHNPDFKGVEFDTFRKQSGLNSFNMTPKKWADSTDAIGIISTAGKYGGTYAHKDIAFNFAMWISPVFQLYIIKEYQRLKEIESNEHGLEWNVRRILTKANYTIHTDAVKNYIIPKTNFSKAKEWLLYAGEADLLNIALFGCTAKEWQEANPARALQGENIRDMASINELAILSTIESLNAALIKNGLDRKSRFQVLLETVKDQKATLDKIDVLKSIKKISETTFLDYKKNKNNNDEK, from the coding sequence ATGGCGAAAAAATTATTTATAAAGGTACAAGATATTGAAATAGGAATAAAGAATATTGATAATCAAGATTATATTTGTCTTACTGACATTGCAAAAGGACAGGAAGGAGATGATCATATAAGGAATTGGATGCGAAATCGTAATACTCTTGAATATCTTGGAGTTTGGGAAGGTTTACATAATCCAGATTTTAAAGGTGTCGAATTCGACACCTTTAGGAAACAGTCTGGTTTAAACAGCTTTAACATGACTCCAAAAAAATGGGCTGATAGTACTGATGCTATTGGAATTATTTCAACCGCTGGAAAATATGGAGGAACCTATGCTCATAAAGATATTGCATTCAACTTCGCCATGTGGATCAGTCCGGTGTTTCAACTTTATATTATTAAAGAATATCAACGGTTAAAAGAAATTGAAAGTAATGAACATGGATTAGAATGGAATGTAAGACGAATTTTAACAAAAGCTAATTATACAATACATACAGACGCAGTAAAAAATTATATTATCCCAAAAACAAATTTCTCCAAAGCAAAAGAGTGGCTATTGTACGCCGGAGAAGCAGATCTACTGAATATCGCATTATTTGGATGTACAGCAAAAGAATGGCAAGAGGCAAACCCCGCCAGAGCATTGCAGGGTGAAAATATTAGAGATATGGCAAGTATCAATGAATTAGCGATCTTGTCTACAATAGAAAGCTTAAATGCAGCATTAATTAAAAATGGATTGGATAGAAAATCAAGGTTTCAAGTTTTACTTGAAACAGTTAAAGATCAAAAAGCTACGTTAGATAAAATCGACGTACTGAAATCTATCAAAAAAATATCCGAAACGACCTTTCTAGATTATAAAAAAAATAAAAACAATAATGATGAGAAGTAA
- a CDS encoding ferric siderophore ABC transporter substrate-binding protein has protein sequence MRSHIVNKDEENRDRVKSALLSILVWSAILLFVFLYKLKPEIEKQPEVVNTMLVNFGDNRNGNGIEEPAEQEGSLAAATEEVTPEPIETPVPETKTVIKPEPKPEPVAKKSEPTDKVLTGNNSKVSVSKKEESKKADKASTSTSASKNTKKSGATTANSKTGSGDGKGNAAIGNLIKGRGTKAGSQGDGTGVGNAGDPLGGDGNGDSKVGIDRKLVGFIPGTMGRGGAQPSNSCTASGTITVAYTVDKAGNVVSARRLSGTSDPCISSNAVAWVKKYVKAEKANVSSTGSYKITF, from the coding sequence ATGAGAAGCCATATTGTAAACAAAGACGAGGAAAATAGAGATCGGGTAAAAAGTGCATTGCTTTCCATCCTGGTTTGGTCTGCCATCCTGTTGTTTGTTTTTTTATATAAATTAAAACCCGAAATAGAGAAGCAACCCGAAGTGGTGAATACTATGCTTGTGAATTTCGGAGACAACAGAAATGGTAACGGAATTGAAGAGCCTGCCGAACAGGAAGGAAGTTTAGCTGCGGCGACGGAAGAAGTAACTCCGGAACCCATTGAAACGCCTGTTCCAGAAACAAAAACCGTCATTAAGCCGGAACCTAAACCAGAACCTGTTGCAAAAAAATCTGAACCGACAGATAAAGTACTAACGGGAAATAATTCTAAAGTTTCCGTATCTAAAAAAGAAGAATCTAAAAAAGCTGATAAAGCATCAACAAGCACATCAGCATCTAAGAATACTAAAAAATCTGGTGCTACAACTGCCAATTCTAAAACCGGAAGCGGAGACGGAAAGGGAAATGCAGCCATTGGAAATTTAATTAAAGGAAGAGGAACGAAAGCGGGAAGTCAAGGTGACGGAACGGGAGTAGGAAATGCAGGAGATCCTTTAGGAGGCGACGGAAACGGAGACAGTAAAGTCGGAATCGACAGAAAATTGGTTGGCTTTATTCCCGGAACAATGGGAAGAGGCGGAGCGCAACCATCAAACAGCTGTACGGCAAGCGGAACAATTACCGTTGCCTACACCGTAGATAAAGCCGGAAATGTAGTTTCTGCAAGAAGACTTAGTGGAACTTCAGATCCTTGTATCTCATCAAACGCGGTGGCTTGGGTTAAGAAATATGTAAAAGCTGAAAAAGCCAATGTTTCTTCCACCGGATCTTATAAAATTACTTTCTAA